The following are from one region of the Gloeomargarita lithophora Alchichica-D10 genome:
- a CDS encoding HD domain-containing protein produces the protein MLSFCFAQALIYAHELHQKQVRKGTSIPYISHLLAVSAIALEHGANQDQAIAALLHDSLEDAPQYSGRSRQMIESEIAEQFGAEVRRIVIGCTDTFGDGQKVDWWQRKIIYLQHLEQADEAVLLVSNADKFHNVQCIWRDYQNLGENLWARFTGGKIGTLWYYQNLAELFHRRRPSRLATDLQIVTDMMT, from the coding sequence ATGCTCAGTTTTTGTTTTGCCCAAGCCTTGATTTACGCCCACGAATTGCATCAGAAACAGGTGCGTAAAGGTACTTCTATTCCCTACATTAGTCACCTGCTGGCTGTCAGTGCCATTGCTTTAGAACATGGTGCCAATCAAGACCAAGCCATTGCCGCTTTACTCCATGACAGTTTGGAGGATGCTCCCCAATACAGTGGCCGCTCCCGGCAAATGATTGAATCAGAAATTGCCGAACAATTTGGTGCGGAGGTACGGCGGATTGTCATCGGTTGCACGGATACTTTTGGAGATGGTCAAAAAGTAGATTGGTGGCAAAGAAAAATCATTTATCTTCAGCATTTAGAACAGGCAGATGAGGCGGTTTTACTGGTATCCAATGCGGATAAATTTCACAATGTCCAATGTATCTGGCGGGATTATCAAAATCTTGGGGAAAATCTGTGGGCACGATTCACCGGGGGTAAAATTGGCACCCTATGGTATTACCAAAACTTGGCGGAATTATTCCATCGCCGCCGCCCGTCCCGTCTCGCTACGGATTTGCAAATCGTAACGGATATGATGACATAA
- the cas1 gene encoding CRISPR-associated endonuclease Cas1 translates to MRTLYLSQQGCWVTLKQEFLRVLSGRQELYTVPLPTLQQVLIFGYAQMTTQAIRACLVREIPIAYLSQTGYCYGRVMPLARGYRGLAQRQQAMAEQWRLQTAQQIVRAKLLNSRVLLMRQLRETPTASGAMVVNSLSHLAARALQTDRLEPLLGIEGIGAALYFPELGNCLRQEGFILLTRTRRPPTNPVNALLSFGYSVLWNHLFTLIELQDLHPYEGCLHRGNRQHAALVSDLLEEFRAPIIDSLMLSLINRRILDADQDFMYEKGGCFLNETGRKKFLKSFLERMSIKIKTQTGTQPFWDVLTQQVRQYKQCIFNPEQVYQPYQIR, encoded by the coding sequence ATGCGTACCCTATATCTCTCGCAACAGGGATGCTGGGTAACCCTCAAACAAGAGTTTTTACGGGTATTATCGGGCAGACAAGAGCTATACACCGTACCCCTACCCACCCTGCAACAGGTGTTAATTTTTGGGTATGCCCAGATGACGACCCAGGCGATTCGGGCTTGTCTCGTCCGGGAAATCCCGATTGCTTATTTATCCCAGACGGGCTACTGCTACGGGCGGGTGATGCCTTTAGCGCGGGGGTATCGGGGGTTAGCCCAACGGCAACAGGCGATGGCGGAGCAATGGCGGCTGCAGACAGCCCAGCAAATTGTGCGGGCGAAACTGCTCAACAGTCGGGTATTGTTGATGCGGCAGTTGCGGGAAACGCCCACGGCATCCGGGGCAATGGTGGTCAATAGTCTGAGTCATTTGGCGGCACGGGCATTACAAACTGACCGTTTAGAGCCGTTGTTGGGCATTGAGGGGATAGGAGCGGCGTTGTATTTCCCAGAATTGGGGAATTGCCTACGGCAGGAGGGCTTTATTTTGCTCACCCGCACCCGGCGACCGCCAACCAATCCCGTTAATGCCCTGCTCAGTTTTGGCTACAGCGTCTTGTGGAACCATTTGTTTACTTTGATTGAATTACAGGATTTGCATCCTTATGAAGGTTGTTTGCACCGGGGAAATCGCCAACATGCGGCCTTAGTTTCGGATTTGTTAGAGGAATTTCGGGCACCCATTATTGATTCATTGATGTTGAGTTTAATCAATCGGAGAATTTTAGATGCCGATCAGGATTTTATGTATGAAAAGGGGGGATGTTTTTTGAATGAAACCGGTCGCAAAAAATTCTTGAAAAGTTTTTTAGAACGCATGTCCATAAAAATCAAAACCCAGACCGGAACCCAACCTTTTTGGGATGTCCTCACCCAACAGGTGCGCCAATACAAACAGTGTATTTTTAATCCAGAACAGGTATATCAACCCTATCAAATTCGTTAA
- a CDS encoding LabA-like NYN domain-containing protein: MNVTAKVGWYGGALLLTLWTRQVVFGVLPAAVFWQRRQWQQINRIIDQKFGQTLDFTHQIHLFQTQLDRLSANGHASVSIRQQTTPIIQQIGLMQQRLRQIELGTTPQVAQLTDQLIQLQTQMDSLAQGVIPRQGVGVFIDGANLHASARQRGVQLDYARLLTQVLPKDTPATAVHFYSGHDPDNLPQRRLHRDLAQMGMKMHLKSVTQFADGAKKANLDGEMIVDLMINTFAHVILLSGDGDFLPALQQLDQQGVQVTVAAFGRDTHQPLKQNFPFRDLAKCCTSTGQVIALPAKQTRKYAHG, translated from the coding sequence ATGAATGTCACAGCGAAGGTGGGGTGGTATGGTGGTGCGCTACTGCTAACTTTGTGGACGCGGCAAGTGGTGTTTGGGGTGTTGCCTGCGGCGGTCTTTTGGCAGCGGCGACAATGGCAACAGATTAACCGGATTATTGACCAAAAGTTTGGACAAACCCTTGATTTTACTCACCAAATTCACCTATTCCAAACCCAACTGGATCGCTTAAGTGCGAATGGTCATGCTTCTGTTTCAATTCGTCAACAAACTACCCCAATTATTCAGCAAATTGGTCTGATGCAACAACGGTTGCGTCAAATTGAATTGGGCACAACTCCCCAGGTTGCTCAATTAACCGACCAACTCATTCAGCTACAAACCCAGATGGACAGCCTGGCGCAGGGGGTGATTCCCCGCCAGGGGGTGGGGGTATTTATTGACGGAGCCAATCTCCATGCCAGTGCCCGCCAGCGGGGGGTGCAATTGGATTATGCCCGCCTCCTAACCCAGGTACTGCCCAAGGATACCCCGGCTACTGCGGTACATTTCTACAGCGGTCACGACCCGGATAATCTTCCCCAGCGGCGTTTGCACCGGGATTTAGCGCAAATGGGTATGAAAATGCACCTCAAATCGGTAACTCAATTTGCTGATGGTGCCAAAAAAGCGAATTTGGATGGGGAAATGATCGTGGATTTGATGATAAATACTTTTGCCCATGTGATTCTCCTCAGTGGCGATGGGGATTTTTTGCCCGCCTTGCAACAACTGGATCAGCAGGGGGTGCAGGTCACGGTGGCGGCTTTTGGGCGGGATACCCATCAACCCCTGAAGCAAAATTTCCCCTTTCGTGACCTGGCAAAATGTTGCACTTCCACGGGTCAAGTCATTGCCTTACCCGCTAAACAAACCCGTAAATACGCCCACGGATGA
- the csx18 gene encoding CRISPR-associated protein Csx18, whose product MRRNRWLFRRVRNLLAALVNGGVTLTVLLIAPLGLAAVITNTILVMVCTFFGEEVTDFFVGMLRQSITGELLPDERETRITRTRDRE is encoded by the coding sequence ATGCGACGCAATCGGTGGCTGTTCCGGCGGGTGAGAAATTTGTTGGCCGCCCTGGTCAACGGTGGGGTGACCTTAACGGTGTTGCTCATCGCACCTTTGGGTTTGGCGGCGGTGATTACTAATACCATTCTCGTCATGGTATGCACATTTTTTGGCGAAGAAGTCACGGACTTTTTTGTGGGAATGCTACGCCAAAGTATCACGGGAGAACTGCTCCCCGATGAACGTGAAACCCGCATTACCCGCACCCGTGACCGGGAATAA
- a CDS encoding Uma2 family endonuclease: protein MIAQNSFLPVAAYLQMEMASPVKHEYINGEIYGMAGANDAHVTITLNLAALLRSHIRGSGCRVYITDMQVRLEIPNCFYYPDIMVTCDSRDQENATYKCFPKLIVEVLSASTEAFDRGDKFADYQTLPNLEEYVLINTRHPRVECFRRGGNGLWILQSYPPESRCFTLHSVNFEATLAQLYEDVELAINPSQS, encoded by the coding sequence ATGATTGCCCAAAACTCTTTCCTGCCCGTTGCAGCGTATCTCCAGATGGAAATGGCCAGTCCGGTCAAACATGAATATATCAATGGCGAAATTTATGGGATGGCGGGAGCGAACGATGCTCATGTCACCATTACCTTAAATCTGGCGGCTCTCCTGCGCAGTCATATCCGGGGGAGTGGCTGTCGGGTGTACATCACGGATATGCAAGTGCGCCTCGAAATCCCTAATTGTTTTTACTACCCGGATATTATGGTTACCTGCGACAGTCGTGACCAGGAAAACGCCACTTATAAATGCTTTCCCAAGCTGATTGTGGAGGTACTTTCCGCTTCAACCGAGGCATTTGACCGGGGGGACAAATTTGCGGATTATCAAACCTTACCTAACCTAGAAGAATATGTGCTGATCAACACCCGACACCCGCGGGTGGAATGCTTTCGCCGGGGTGGGAATGGTTTGTGGATATTGCAATCCTACCCCCCGGAATCGAGATGTTTTACACTCCATAGCGTGAATTTTGAGGCGACATTGGCACAATTGTATGAAGATGTGGAATTGGCAATAAACCCATCGCAGTCATAG
- a CDS encoding DUF4351 domain-containing protein, producing the protein MSRTPFDEFSKSLFEVLLTQAGQVNLNREVSGESRWIDVYFSPNPGYEPDPSLGLLGQLALTPCLFEPFRNPPSPAEIRSCILKNLLVQAELERQTKQDNSDTRPARLWVLTPTLSKRVLNQFGAQPAREWPAGVYSLAEGLQTGMVVLHHLPLEPETLWLRLLGRGKVQKRAVEEVIQLPEGSRKRQDALRLLIGWKIQVEISGTTEEREAMMPLLQAYLEWEQKTKLEGKQEGKQEGRQEGRQEGEVGLILRQLQRKIGQPTSTQVSQIQGMSIDQLETLGEALLDFTTAEDLTQWLNNLA; encoded by the coding sequence ATGTCTCGAACCCCCTTCGACGAATTCAGTAAAAGCCTCTTTGAAGTACTCTTAACCCAGGCCGGCCAAGTTAACCTTAACCGAGAAGTTTCGGGAGAATCCCGGTGGATCGATGTCTATTTCTCTCCCAATCCTGGGTATGAACCCGACCCTAGTTTGGGGCTTTTGGGTCAATTAGCCCTGACCCCTTGTTTGTTTGAACCCTTTCGCAATCCTCCCTCCCCAGCAGAAATTCGGAGCTGTATTCTCAAAAATTTACTGGTGCAAGCCGAACTGGAACGACAGACGAAACAGGATAACTCTGACACCAGGCCAGCCCGGTTGTGGGTTCTGACCCCGACGCTATCAAAGCGAGTTCTCAATCAATTTGGGGCACAGCCAGCAAGGGAATGGCCTGCTGGCGTTTACAGCTTGGCTGAGGGACTTCAAACCGGCATGGTGGTTTTGCATCATTTGCCCCTAGAACCAGAAACCCTATGGCTGAGGCTATTAGGCCGAGGTAAAGTCCAGAAGCGGGCTGTTGAAGAAGTGATACAACTACCTGAAGGCTCACGGAAACGGCAGGACGCGCTACGATTGCTAATAGGATGGAAAATCCAGGTTGAAATTAGTGGAACTACCGAAGAGCGGGAGGCGATGATGCCCTTATTACAAGCGTATTTGGAATGGGAACAAAAAACTAAACTCGAAGGCAAACAAGAAGGCAAACAAGAAGGCAGGCAAGAAGGTAGGCAAGAAGGAGAGGTCGGCCTCATTCTCCGCCAACTTCAACGCAAAATAGGCCAGCCTACCTCGACCCAAGTCTCCCAAATCCAGGGAATGTCAATAGACCAACTAGAAACCTTGGGTGAAGCGTTACTAGATTTCACGACTGCTGAGGATTTGACTCAATGGCTGAATAACTTAGCATAG
- the cas2 gene encoding CRISPR-associated endonuclease Cas2 encodes MLLYIVCYDTPSDKRRKKMADILEGYGKRVQYSVFECVLPLEQYQELKKRLRKRYKEGEDCIRFYPISQHTLTQVDLWGGPSLAQEPGSVII; translated from the coding sequence ATGTTATTGTATATTGTCTGCTATGACACCCCTTCAGATAAACGACGTAAAAAAATGGCAGACATCCTGGAAGGTTATGGGAAGAGGGTGCAGTATAGCGTTTTTGAATGTGTATTGCCCCTGGAACAATATCAAGAATTAAAAAAGCGTTTACGCAAGCGATATAAAGAAGGGGAAGATTGCATTCGCTTTTATCCCATTTCCCAACATACCCTGACGCAAGTAGATTTGTGGGGTGGACCGTCCCTAGCCCAAGAACCGGGTTCGGTGATCATCTGA